The sequence below is a genomic window from Thalassoroseus pseudoceratinae.
CGACAGAGTTCCCGACAGACAAACCCTCGCAACGACGGCTTGGAACTCTCGACATCTTCTTGGTTCACGCCGTAGTTGCCGATCTGCGGGTACGTCATGGTGACGATTTGACCGCAGTAAGACGGGTCGGTCAGAATTTCCTGGTAGCCGGTCATGCTGGTGTTGAAGACGGATTCACCGTACGTTTCGCCTTCGGCTCCGAACGCGACTCCAGTAAACACGCTACCGTCAGCAAGGGCCAGTTTTGCGGGGTGAGACATAGCGGGGATTCAATTGAGGCAGGCGGAAAATGCCCCGGCCGATTGTGACTCGGAGCAATTGATTCAGGAACAACGCAGTTATTGTAACGATCAAAGCCGGTGCGCAAAGGAAGAGACCGCCCCGAAAGACGGTCTCCATCCCGTGAATCGTTTCAACTTGATCGAAATGCCGACTAGGCTTGGTCTTGGCTCACGACGAAATCGTCGAAGCGGAACTCATCGGTGTGAGGATCGCTGAGCGTATCGAACAGTTCCGTCACAACGCGATGGAAGTGATTTTGACGAACCGAATAGAAGTTATGCTTGCCATCACGACGGGCTTCGATCAAACCCGCAACTCGCAACAGGGCCAAGTGATGACTGACCGCAGGCTGGCTTTGGCCGAGCCGTTCACAAAGGGCGGTGACGTGCAATTCGCCTTCACGGGCGAGATAAAGCAAAATCCGCAGACGCGTTTCGTCTGAGAGCAGTTTGAAGATTTGAACGAGATCTTTTTCGAGTTGATCCGGCAGTTCCGGGAAGCGGGGCGCGGACTTTTCCTCGATCGATTCTACAGTGTTTGTCATCATGAGCAGGGTTTCGCTTTCTTAAAAAGAGCGACTCAGTGTGGGTGGATGCGTCACACACTCGGTTGTGGTGCCACCAGAGGTGACTCTCCAGGGTTAGAGGTAGAATGGGGTTTCACTCGGCCTCATCGATGCACGATCCTCGCTGAGCGTGATCATTTCGTTTTGATGGGAACGATTTCAATTCGCCAGTTCAGGTCGACTTGCTACACCCTCCCCGTAACTGGAGAGACATCCATCCCCGTCGCCGGATTGGGACGCAGTTCACAAGTGTCTGTTGTAGCTCGATGCCTGCCGAACAGTGAAGCCAGAAATGAATCATGCCGATTTCGAGCGAAGCATCCAAAATTACTCGCACGAAGAACGACAATTATTGCTTCAATAGGCAGTTGAAAGATGAGATGAAGAAACACCAAAAACACGGAAAGTTGGGGTGGTTGGTCCCCTCGATCCCGCACGGTCATATCGATGAGCATTATTACGGCGATACAACCGATCGTCAACGACTTTCATGAGAATTTGAAGCGAAGTTCCTAAGTGGAACCTGCCAAGACGGTTAAGCCCTCTACTTCCCTACATGATGTTCCCCGTTCACCGGCGACCTCCAGAAGCCCAACTTTGCTTGGGTTTCGTGCGAAGTCGGCCGACCGATCCGAAAGATCCCGAACGTACGATGGCCTCGGGGGATCGGTTGCAAAATGTCTTCATCGAAACCAGAAATTTTGGCAGTCAAATTGCGACATGTCCGGTTCGTTGGTGTACCATCATTAGAGACGAACCGAGAACTTTTCCCGGTCCGTTGGAGATGTCACATCAGGAAATTAGTGCGTATCTCCCCCAAACATCCGGACTGGACTTCGCATCCAGAACTCCTTTCCGCAAAATTTGATTTTCAAGCATCGACTCACTAAGGGTATTCGCCGTGAATAAGATGAGTTTTACCGCCGTATCCCTCGTGGCTGCGATCCCGGCGGGATTTTTGGCGTATTTACTGGTGATGGCTATTCTACAAGACCCCGGTTTCGACAAACTCGCGGGCTTCCTGCAAATCGTGGTGGTGCTCTCGTTGCTGGCCGGTGCCTGTGTCGCGTTGATGCCGATTGGAATTTTGTTGTTCTTCAATCACTCACCGGCCACGCAAACAGTTGTGAGTGGCGCTCAGCCGTCCCGTCGTGGACGAGACGAAGATTCCCTGGAAACAGCCGCCATCGACCAGAATGAACTCGACGACGCGCTCGAAACGTTCGACGACGATGAAGGGTTCGGAAGCAGCGTAGTCGAAGAGGAGTTCGAACCCGATCAAGACGACTTCGGCGACGAAGGGTTCGGCAGCAGTATTGTAGACGAGGGCTTCGACCGCTCAGAATTGGACGAAGAATTCGACGGTGGCGACAGCGTGGTCGCTGAGGATGAATTTGAAACGCTAGACGATTCCATGGAAGGCGATCTCTTCGACGACGATGACGACGGCTTCGATGATTTCGACTTCGATGACGACGATGATAAGAAGTGATTTCTTCACTTCCCACCAACTTCCAGAATTCAAACCGCCGGCAGGATTGTCGGCGGTTTTTTCATTGCCGATTGCGTAATTCGGGGGCTTCCGAGGGCAGACCCTGTGGGTACCCAAAAAACAACCGGCACCGCAAACAATTACGAGAAAACGACTTACATCAAATCACCCGAGTCGATTGTTGTTTTTTTTGAACAGTGTTGCTCCAAGGCGTCATTCGCGACTTACATTTGGGGTGTCAGCGTTTTTCGGCTGGCATTTCCTGATTCAAGACTCCCCTCCGGGATCGGCAATTCGAAAGAAAACGCAATGAAAAATCTCTCCATGGCTTTGCTGAATGACGAAGCCGGTTTTGTCGTGTCGAGCGAATTGGTGTTGGTTTGCACGATTTGTGTCCTCGGTTTGATCGTGGGCCTCTCGGAAATGGCCATCGGCGTGAATGAGGAACTGGAAGACGTCGGTTCGGCCGTCGGCTGCCTGAATCAAAGCTACGAATACGCCTTGCCCCACGGCGCCAAAGGCTGCGGAACCGGAAGTGCCTTCTACGACGGTTTCGACGAAGGTGATTCCCAGTTCGACGTCAACTGCAACGGCATCCCACAAGCTGAATACTAAGACCGATTTGTCTTCGGATTCGGATGCGACCGCTTTGAAGCCGTGTCATTCTGAGTCCATCACACTGCCAACTCACAGAGCTGCATTAAGCCAGTTGACTGCGGCATCGGCTCGACATCAACGTCACGACATCAACGTCACGACATCAACGTCACGACATCAACGTCACGACATCAACGTCACGACATCAACGTCACGACATTGACGAGAATCGCAGGAGTCGAATCGAGCAACCGATCGATCTTCCATTTGCGATATCGATTTCCATATTTCCTGTCACCAACGATGAGGCACATCATGAACCTTTTGACCACACTTTGGGCTGACGAGGCGGGATTCGTCGTGTCAGCGGAACTCATTCTCGTTTGTACGATTCTCGTGCTCGGACTGGTTGTCGGCTTGGCCGAGGTCGGAACGGGAGTGAACGAAGAAATGGAAGACGTCGGCAGTGCCATTGGCAGCGTCAACCAAAGCTACTCCTTCACCGGCTTCACCGGATTCAAAGGCGACCTGTCGGGAAGCATCTTCTACGATCAGAAAGACGACGGCGACACAGAATTCGATGTTCGCTGTGACGGCGGCGTGCAAAAAGAATTTGGCTACAGCTACTAGTGGTTCAACCACTCTGTATTGACGGGTTCCAGAACTTCCACCGCACGCTCGTTGGCGTGCTCATCGCAAATTGCGAACATGTCAATCCGAACATGTCAATCCAGGTTGGATACAACACTAAAACTTGTCGAGTCTTCGTGTCGCGATTGGCGGTAGGTGTCCCTAGAAATACTCGGCCTTGAACGCGACACGAGTGCGAACCGCAGCCGGTCCGGTCCCGAGATATTCGAAAATTGCCACTGAGCCTGGGTCATTCCCGGGCTTTTTTCGTGTGGTTGAGGGTCGAGAACAGAAAAGCGGAGCGGGCCGATAAGCCGGGTTTTGTCGTGGACGACCATTTCTCTACGACGACGGTTGCCCGCCGCCTCTAGCAACCGACCCGGACGTGAAAACGGAACGAGCCGCTCCGTGGACCGAAATCGAAATTTGGGTCCTCCGCCCTGCTTGGTTTTGCTCCCGGTGGGGTTTACCCTGCCAGTCTTGTCACCAAGACCGCGGTGCGCTCTTACCGCACCTTTTCACCCTTACCTGTGTCGACGACTCAAGAATCGTTGACCATCGGCGGTTCGTTTTCTGCGGCACTTTCCCGGTCCTTGCGGACGGTGGGCGTTACCCACCACCGTGCCCTATGGAGCCCGGACTTTCCTCCCCGACTTCAAAACCGCTCATCCGAAGATGAACACGGTCGTCGAAGCCGCAGCGGTCGTCTGGCCCACTCCGAATCGTATTGTAGGTGTTTGCCTCGCAAGATACGACAGACAAACAACTCCGTAGGTTCTCTCGAAATTCTTTCAATCGCGGAGATCAACCATCCAGGCGGAAACCGACCTTAATCGTCGCTTGCCAGTGGGCAACTTTGTTGTCGGAGATATCGCCCCGGAGTTCGGATAGTTCAAACCACTTCATTTCACGAACCGATTCCCCAGCTTTCGTGATGGCATTCTGAACGGCCTCCTCAACGGAGTTTGGTGACGTGCCGGTGAGTTCGATCTTCTTGTAGATATGTGCATCCATTGGCTCTAGAGTTGTCCCTTCTTGTGATACGAGAAACGAATCCAGTCGAACATGCCCTTCGGACAAAATGTTCGCCGAGTCCGCAGAGCGATGCAGTCGCCGTGCCGAAATAAAAACAGCGGCCAAATTCGCACGCAGACCCTGATCCCAAGATTTGACTCCCAATGAATTGTCCGTTTACGAACCAAGTCGCTCGCCAACCGACCAGATCACGAATGGTCGAAGCCGTTGTGGTCGACGATTTTTTGAGTTCCGTCAGTTTTTTCCAGCCGCGTCGTTCTGCCAAACTTTTCCATACGCTTTGAGGCGTTTGACGAACCGTTTGGAGCTTTCTGCGAACAACAACCGCCCCCGTCGCCGAGCCGACTGCTTGAGTTCTTTGCGGTGAGCATCGACCATCGGCGTGAGTATCTCCATGGTTTCAGTGCCGCCAAATTCTTCGGGTTGATCGCGGAGTCGCTGCATGAGAACCGCCAAATCGTGATCATCGCCGAGATCGTCCGCCAACCGATCGAGTTCTGAGCTGCGAACTTTCATCACCGGTTTCCAAAGTGACCGCAGGAGCCGAACGTGATACCAGTGGTACTTCGCTCGCTTCCGCCACTGATGCCAATTTTCGTCTGTCGGTTTTTTGAACGCGGTCTGCATGCAATCGCGTGCCCGGTCGTACGTGATGTGAACGCCATCCAGAACGGCCGAGAACGACTTATCGGAAAACCGCCATTCCACAATCGATTGTCGGTGTTTCTCCAGGCGTGCTCGCAATTCCGCGAGCAATGCATCCAAGTTGACCTCGTCGGCCAACGCTCGGCGACGGTCTTCAAGTCGTTCTCGAAGACGTCCTAGTGTTTCGATCTCCATGGGTGACGGGCTTCGCGTTTCGAGACGTTTGACCGTTTCGATTAGCGTTTCTGCATCGCGAATGTGGGAGAACTTTCGACCGGCATCGCGGAACCAACGATTCTCCTGATGATATTTCTTCCCCATCGCCGGACGGGCAAGCCGAACCAATCCACGAAGTTTCTTGAAGCGTTTGCGAACTTGGTGAACCGTATCATGACGCCCTCGATTCGAGTCGGCGAGTTCATGAATCGCTTTCTCAATTTGTTCGTTCGCAATGCGACGCATCGCTTGAGGAACCGATTCTCCGGTTTGCAGTCGATAGCTCATCAGTCAATCACCCCATTGTCAGAGTTCGGAAATGGAAAGAAGACTCTGAGAAGAGCAAATTTCTAGCCACTGTCCAAAAACCCGTTGCCTTTCATGCTTGGCACGGAATCTGTTACAACTGTTCGTTGATGAGTTGAAATCCCTTCAGTGGCAACATTTGGACCACAGATGCAAACGGGATTTTGATTCGCCACTGAAAATCTCATCAATCGAGAAGGACACAGTATGATTCGGTTTGGCACAGGATTAATCGCCGCTTTGATGTTGGTTGGCAGCTTGCAGGCTCAAGATGCCCCCGGTCTGGAAACCAACAAGAAGAAAGTCAGTTATGCCGTTGGCCGAAGCATCGGCCAGAATCTGGCTCAACGTGGTGCCGATTTCGATAACACGGCGTTGTTTCAAGGCATCCGCGATGCACTCGCCGGCAAAGATTCTCCGCTGACCGATGAGCAGGTTCAAACCGCTTTCACGGCGTTCCAAGAAGAAATCGCCAAAGCAGCGATGACCAAAAGCGAAGCCTACTTGGCTGAGAACAAGAAGAAAGAGGGCGTGAAAACGACCGACAGCGGACTGCAATACAAAGTCATGAAACAAGGTACCGGTGCGGCTCCCAAAGCCAATAGCGTGGTCAAAGTGCATTACCATGGCACCCTGCCCGACGGGACCGTCTTCGACAGCTCTGTCAATCGTAAACAACCGGCCACGTTCCCTGTGAACCGGGTCATCAAGGGTTGGACCGAAGCTCTGCAAATGATGAAAGTCGGCGCCAAATGGCAATTGGTCATTCCGCCGGAACTTGCCTACGGCAAATCGGGTTCGCAAGGTGCGATTGGCCCAAATCAGGTGCTGATCTTCGACGTGGAATTGCTCGGAATCGAAGAAGCCGGAGCAGCCGCTCCGAACTAGGACCGATCGGTTTTGCTCGTTGCGAGGCCTGTCTCGT
It includes:
- a CDS encoding ArsR/SmtB family transcription factor: MMTNTVESIEEKSAPRFPELPDQLEKDLVQIFKLLSDETRLRILLYLAREGELHVTALCERLGQSQPAVSHHLALLRVAGLIEARRDGKHNFYSVRQNHFHRVVTELFDTLSDPHTDEFRFDDFVVSQDQA
- a CDS encoding branched-chain amino acid aminotransferase, with the protein product MKNLSMALLNDEAGFVVSSELVLVCTICVLGLIVGLSEMAIGVNEELEDVGSAVGCLNQSYEYALPHGAKGCGTGSAFYDGFDEGDSQFDVNCNGIPQAEY
- a CDS encoding branched-chain amino acid aminotransferase, yielding MNLLTTLWADEAGFVVSAELILVCTILVLGLVVGLAEVGTGVNEEMEDVGSAIGSVNQSYSFTGFTGFKGDLSGSIFYDQKDDGDTEFDVRCDGGVQKEFGYSY
- a CDS encoding dodecin, which gives rise to MDAHIYKKIELTGTSPNSVEEAVQNAITKAGESVREMKWFELSELRGDISDNKVAHWQATIKVGFRLDG
- a CDS encoding CHAD domain-containing protein, with translation MSYRLQTGESVPQAMRRIANEQIEKAIHELADSNRGRHDTVHQVRKRFKKLRGLVRLARPAMGKKYHQENRWFRDAGRKFSHIRDAETLIETVKRLETRSPSPMEIETLGRLRERLEDRRRALADEVNLDALLAELRARLEKHRQSIVEWRFSDKSFSAVLDGVHITYDRARDCMQTAFKKPTDENWHQWRKRAKYHWYHVRLLRSLWKPVMKVRSSELDRLADDLGDDHDLAVLMQRLRDQPEEFGGTETMEILTPMVDAHRKELKQSARRRGRLLFAESSKRFVKRLKAYGKVWQNDAAGKN
- a CDS encoding FKBP-type peptidyl-prolyl cis-trans isomerase, which encodes MIRFGTGLIAALMLVGSLQAQDAPGLETNKKKVSYAVGRSIGQNLAQRGADFDNTALFQGIRDALAGKDSPLTDEQVQTAFTAFQEEIAKAAMTKSEAYLAENKKKEGVKTTDSGLQYKVMKQGTGAAPKANSVVKVHYHGTLPDGTVFDSSVNRKQPATFPVNRVIKGWTEALQMMKVGAKWQLVIPPELAYGKSGSQGAIGPNQVLIFDVELLGIEEAGAAAPN